In the genome of Myroides phaeus, one region contains:
- a CDS encoding DUF3137 domain-containing protein has product MNLSEAQKIIVTECDREKKIALRNLIVIAVVALIIVVLLVVYALEPLQSTFSKTIDNLENSTNVGAYYKIIFPIIFLSLIAFPLNSLRNVMNRSKQVTAVFTRIKQGKTGEVVDIENAYLTIVPLFIVRLTLDPISYMKVRVDQKEFTLPVPPLVIPHITRALAHVDVGYYEQVIGAIYGENKQEIAIEEQGETNLAPLHTFQAFCRQTFRQQLSTLEKERTKSNKVLYFQVVISLALVGGIIYFSTVNPDFFQDSLNLLMFIGGFFLVMTIGALVYYMGQQNNTPKQQNTRSKDTSSSLQEIKKTVFTKIVHFINPKFHYIEKGHLSLPEILYSDLLKVKQYAVYGGEQFVGYYKGVPFQSCNLTLTYRPNMRSVKEADDTVFTGNYFVARTPQKFTVPIYIHPKKGVFSTVMDNEIATYLHKSGEKVTVSNEAFLQQFTVYSKDATQVRRVLNPVFMERLLAINKRSKGNVYVVLKEHTIIIASNTSNITEVGLQAQDALFTKIDQALLDKMYQEIIGQLEIIDNLQIVQ; this is encoded by the coding sequence ATGAACCTGAGTGAAGCCCAAAAAATAATAGTAACAGAATGCGACAGAGAAAAGAAAATTGCTCTGCGCAACCTTATTGTCATCGCGGTAGTTGCTCTTATTATAGTGGTTTTACTTGTGGTTTATGCTTTAGAACCCCTTCAAAGCACCTTTTCAAAAACCATAGATAATTTAGAAAACAGTACAAACGTTGGTGCGTATTACAAAATTATCTTTCCGATTATCTTCCTTAGTCTGATTGCCTTTCCTTTAAATTCATTGCGCAATGTGATGAATAGAAGTAAGCAAGTTACAGCAGTTTTTACCCGCATAAAGCAAGGTAAAACAGGAGAAGTAGTCGATATTGAGAATGCCTATTTAACCATAGTACCTTTATTTATTGTCAGACTTACGTTAGATCCGATCAGTTATATGAAGGTACGTGTGGACCAAAAGGAGTTTACACTTCCGGTTCCCCCTTTGGTGATTCCCCATATAACCAGAGCGTTAGCCCACGTAGATGTTGGGTATTACGAGCAGGTGATAGGCGCTATTTACGGAGAAAACAAACAAGAAATAGCAATAGAAGAACAAGGAGAAACGAACTTAGCTCCGTTGCACACATTTCAAGCATTTTGCAGACAAACCTTTAGACAACAGTTGTCTACTCTTGAAAAAGAGCGCACAAAATCAAACAAAGTACTGTATTTTCAAGTGGTCATTTCCCTTGCTTTAGTAGGCGGAATCATTTACTTCTCTACGGTTAATCCCGACTTTTTTCAGGACTCACTTAACCTACTTATGTTTATAGGAGGATTCTTTTTAGTGATGACTATAGGCGCATTGGTGTACTATATGGGACAGCAGAATAATACCCCAAAGCAACAAAATACCAGAAGTAAAGACACTTCATCAAGTTTACAAGAGATAAAGAAAACCGTATTTACGAAGATTGTACACTTTATCAATCCCAAGTTTCATTACATCGAAAAAGGGCATTTATCCCTACCCGAAATATTGTATTCAGACCTACTGAAAGTCAAGCAGTACGCTGTATATGGGGGAGAACAATTTGTAGGCTATTACAAAGGAGTACCCTTTCAGTCGTGTAACCTAACCCTGACCTATCGCCCCAATATGCGCAGTGTCAAAGAAGCTGACGATACCGTATTTACAGGAAATTACTTTGTAGCGAGAACCCCTCAGAAGTTTACCGTACCCATTTACATACACCCTAAAAAAGGGGTGTTTAGCACTGTAATGGACAACGAAATAGCTACCTATTTACACAAAAGCGGAGAAAAAGTAACTGTTAGCAACGAAGCCTTTTTACAGCAATTTACCGTTTACAGTAAAGACGCAACACAAGTTAGAAGAGTGTTAAACCCCGTGTTTATGGAGCGTTTGCTGGCGATTAACAAACGCAGTAAAGGAAATGTGTATGTGGTACTGAAAGAGCACACCATAATCATTGCAAGTAATACATCCAATATAACGGAGGTCGGTTTACAAGCACAAGATGCGTTGTTTACCAAAATAGACCAAGCGTTATTAGACAAAATGTACCAAGAGATAATAGGGCAATTAGAAATAATAGACAACCTACAAATAGTTCAGTAA
- a CDS encoding DUF3592 domain-containing protein, producing the protein MQSNLAKIIFLVLVVAGGIGAYMLYNGGMFDTRKYKSEYVTYAKSEATIVDIEEVKRRKSNELTWTLEYKDYAGNLKKERIAGESFMRKKVGDKIVIYYDSVANRLAVTEQRYKEIMRD; encoded by the coding sequence ATGCAAAGTAATTTAGCAAAAATCATCTTCCTTGTATTAGTAGTTGCAGGAGGAATCGGGGCTTATATGTTGTACAACGGAGGAATGTTTGACACCCGTAAATACAAAAGCGAGTATGTAACTTATGCCAAATCAGAAGCGACTATCGTTGATATTGAAGAAGTAAAAAGAAGAAAGTCGAACGAGCTTACGTGGACATTAGAGTATAAAGATTATGCTGGCAATCTAAAAAAAGAGAGAATTGCAGGGGAGTCTTTTATGCGTAAAAAAGTAGGTGATAAAATAGTTATTTACTACGACTCTGTTGCAAACCGTTTAGCGGTAACAGAACAACGCTATAAAGAAATAATGAGAGATTAA
- a CDS encoding DUF6266 family protein — protein sequence MARIPNSILGEFTGSIGTVIGYNYRGQKCMRTKPKKSNYKSTPAQLKQQQKFKLSHEFLYPLSDVTDLYFGHKIGAKSRTNLALSHLLLYAIKDIDDNLQIDYQQVVITKGYLPAATITEVTLTDEELRINWTPNGGRDLALDSDKAKVVLFCEKQKLFFLPDKEGIRSEGTFTSPLPENWKAKNCIVWFFFAKQDDSECSTSVNFYGLI from the coding sequence ATGGCAAGAATTCCAAATAGTATTTTAGGTGAGTTTACCGGTTCGATTGGTACTGTGATTGGATACAACTACAGAGGTCAAAAATGTATGCGTACTAAACCTAAAAAATCAAATTACAAATCAACTCCTGCTCAGTTGAAACAACAACAAAAGTTTAAGTTGTCGCACGAGTTTTTGTATCCTCTGAGCGACGTTACAGATCTGTATTTCGGACATAAAATAGGTGCTAAATCACGTACGAACTTGGCGCTTTCACATCTTTTATTATATGCAATTAAAGACATTGATGACAACCTCCAAATCGACTACCAACAGGTTGTGATTACAAAGGGATACTTGCCTGCTGCAACGATTACGGAGGTAACGCTTACTGACGAAGAATTGCGTATTAATTGGACGCCTAATGGTGGTCGTGATCTGGCACTTGACTCGGATAAAGCGAAAGTGGTATTGTTTTGTGAAAAGCAAAAATTATTCTTCTTACCTGACAAAGAAGGCATTAGAAGTGAGGGTACATTTACGTCGCCGTTACCAGAAAATTGGAAAGCAAAAAATTGTATTGTGTGGTTCTTTTTTGCTAAACAGGATGATAGTGAATGTAGTACAAGTGTGAACTTTTATGGGTTGATATAG
- the cas6 gene encoding CRISPR-associated endoribonuclease Cas6 — translation MRFKLILEAIEGTLVIPVNYQYPLSSAIYRIIAKGDKEYASFLHERGYGKGYKFFSFSDIKCPFTIQGDRLHLKQNTLEFQIAFQLPEAMQHFVQGLFASEKICIADKKSKQSFKVKSIETIPNLFSSKTLNEILSIEVKPFSPLVVGEKNERRHYDYLSPEDLRFLDSFIMNWREKIKAFYDLETANTALLMIEPKFYLKGSRPRLITIKDNTEAETKIKGYINFKIAITAERRFVDLLLNVGGGLYNAQGMGFLEVIDEKKI, via the coding sequence ATGAGGTTTAAATTAATATTAGAAGCAATAGAAGGAACTCTTGTAATTCCAGTTAATTATCAATATCCTTTATCTTCTGCGATATATAGAATCATTGCGAAAGGAGATAAAGAGTATGCTAGTTTTTTACATGAACGTGGATATGGTAAAGGGTATAAGTTTTTTAGTTTTAGTGATATAAAATGTCCTTTTACAATACAAGGTGATCGCTTGCATTTGAAACAAAATACATTAGAATTTCAGATTGCTTTTCAGTTGCCAGAGGCGATGCAACACTTTGTACAAGGTTTATTTGCTTCTGAAAAAATATGTATTGCAGATAAAAAATCAAAACAATCTTTTAAAGTAAAGTCAATAGAGACAATCCCTAATCTATTTTCTTCAAAAACTCTAAACGAAATTTTATCAATTGAAGTAAAACCTTTTTCCCCATTAGTAGTTGGAGAAAAGAATGAAAGAAGACATTACGATTATCTAAGCCCAGAAGATTTAAGATTTTTAGATTCATTTATAATGAATTGGCGAGAAAAAATTAAAGCATTTTATGATTTAGAAACCGCGAATACTGCATTATTAATGATTGAGCCCAAGTTTTACTTAAAAGGAAGTCGCCCAAGACTGATTACAATTAAAGATAATACAGAGGCGGAAACGAAGATTAAGGGATATATAAATTTTAAGATTGCTATTACAGCTGAGCGCCGATTCGTCGATTTATTATTAAATGTTGGAGGAGGTTTATATAATGCTCAAGGAATGGGTTTTTTAGAAGTTATTGACGAAAAAAAAATATAG
- a CDS encoding type I CRISPR-associated protein Cas7: protein MSTTFKNRVYGAAVIKSINSNYNADFSGQPRKLPNGVVYATDKALKYSVRNYWKTALNENIFYFKSLNETMAPRSLDETYLLHYKEFKHEKDKDKSKLRLEVLGNLLKNLDVRLFGGTYAGKTNISIHGTCQITHGVNKFSENVIYSEQIMSPFRNSNEGSAENTMTTLGSQSRLEEGHYVHHFSVNPKNIEEDVNRVEAKGLTSDDIDKLKEGLRKGATYYDSAAKSGTENELLLWVELKENAKTVLPSFVNLIDINDNKEIDLSKVQALLKEPHIASDIQKIELYYSKALTKVINLPEGAVVSEM, encoded by the coding sequence ATGAGTACAACATTTAAAAATCGTGTTTATGGCGCTGCAGTCATCAAATCAATTAACTCTAATTACAATGCAGACTTTTCGGGTCAACCACGAAAATTGCCAAATGGAGTGGTATATGCAACAGATAAAGCATTGAAATATTCTGTACGTAACTATTGGAAAACTGCTTTAAATGAGAATATCTTTTATTTTAAATCTCTTAATGAAACAATGGCTCCCAGAAGTTTAGACGAAACTTATTTGTTGCATTATAAAGAGTTTAAACATGAAAAAGATAAGGATAAATCTAAATTGCGTTTAGAGGTTTTAGGTAATTTATTAAAAAACTTAGATGTTCGTTTATTTGGAGGTACTTATGCAGGGAAAACTAATATTTCAATTCACGGTACTTGTCAAATTACACATGGAGTGAATAAATTTTCTGAGAACGTAATTTATTCAGAACAAATTATGTCTCCATTTCGTAACTCAAATGAGGGAAGCGCAGAGAATACAATGACAACTTTAGGATCTCAATCTCGATTAGAGGAGGGGCACTATGTACATCATTTTTCAGTAAATCCTAAAAATATTGAAGAAGATGTAAATCGAGTTGAAGCAAAAGGATTAACATCTGATGATATTGATAAATTAAAAGAAGGACTTCGCAAAGGGGCTACTTACTATGACTCTGCTGCTAAGTCAGGAACTGAAAATGAATTATTGTTATGGGTTGAATTAAAAGAAAATGCAAAAACAGTGTTGCCTTCTTTTGTCAACTTAATAGATATTAATGATAATAAAGAAATTGATTTATCTAAAGTGCAAGCTCTTTTAAAAGAACCGCATATTGCATCAGATATTCAAAAGATAGAATTGTATTATAGCAAAGCATTAACAAAGGTGATTAATTTGCCAGAAGGTGCTGTTGTAAGTGAAATGTAA
- the cas5b gene encoding type I-B CRISPR-associated protein Cas5b: MKLVSIDLHSEFGFFRKPDTNNTINLSYNMIHKPAVLGILGAILGLGGYKEKGVLPEYYVQLKDLKIAIEPLNHDKGNFVKTAIKYTNTVGYANKGSNYLTEELTLVKPSYRIYLLLNESDILQGKLLKYLSEAQTEFIPYFGKNEFTAWWTKSSFKEYSFELANGDLEEGIELKSLFLKTIIHKDNSEVPFPAFGSSDIDLDSFVYFERLPMNFNEELMQYELFDFAYSSYLIKNSKALDNLYCLKETETYVQFI; the protein is encoded by the coding sequence ATGAAATTAGTATCTATAGATCTACATTCAGAGTTTGGTTTTTTTAGAAAACCAGACACCAATAATACGATTAATCTGTCTTACAATATGATTCATAAACCAGCTGTTTTAGGAATTCTTGGAGCAATATTGGGGTTAGGAGGTTATAAAGAAAAGGGAGTTTTACCTGAATATTACGTTCAGTTAAAAGATTTGAAAATAGCGATTGAGCCTTTAAATCACGACAAAGGTAATTTTGTGAAAACGGCTATTAAATATACAAATACGGTAGGTTATGCTAATAAAGGTTCTAATTATTTGACAGAAGAACTGACTTTAGTTAAGCCTTCTTATCGGATCTATCTTTTGTTAAATGAATCTGATATATTACAAGGAAAACTTTTAAAATATCTTAGCGAAGCACAAACGGAATTCATACCATATTTTGGAAAGAATGAGTTTACTGCTTGGTGGACAAAAAGTAGTTTCAAAGAATATTCTTTTGAATTAGCAAATGGTGATTTAGAAGAAGGAATAGAATTAAAGAGTTTGTTTTTAAAGACTATTATTCACAAAGATAATAGTGAAGTACCTTTTCCCGCATTCGGATCTAGTGACATTGATTTAGACTCATTTGTATATTTTGAGCGATTACCAATGAATTTTAATGAAGAGTTGATGCAATATGAACTTTTCGATTTTGCATATTCATCTTATTTGATTAAAAATTCGAAAGCATTAGATAATCTATATTGTTTAAAGGAAACTGAAACCTATGTCCAATTCATATAA